The Lates calcarifer isolate ASB-BC8 linkage group LG7_2, TLL_Latcal_v3, whole genome shotgun sequence DNA window AGTAGGAgggttttttggggggtggggggtggggataGAGGCTCCAGAGCCTACCTGCCTGGGAACATGACTAGGACTCAAGCCCTATTCAGGTGGTAAAGGAGGGAATGGGACCCCCCGTCCCCTGGGTGCTAGGACAAAAGGGCATCAATACCTGCAGGGGTTAAGACCATGGCCTGCAGCaggtcagacagagagatgatgcCCCTCACCACATCAGCCCTGTCCACCAGGACCAGCCGATGGACCTGGGAtaaggaggaaaataaagagagTGTCTTCCTGTAGAGATCATTTGATCTCCCTAAGGGACCAAAATCCATCTGAACAAAACACCTACCTCAGCTTTGACAATGCGGTCTATAATAGTCTCCAAGGTTTCATCAGGATAGCACTTGATGACTCCCTCCATAAAACATGTGCGCCTGCGAATGGCTTCCTGCATAGTCATGTCCAGATTGTTGTAAGTCTTCTGAGCTGCTAGATTCTGCCAGGGAGCAAGCAACACATACACCAGATTCTGAGCAGGTGTCGGCAAAAAAACAGCATAAGACATGAGATTTCTCTGTAGTACTTACAATCACATCAAATCTTGAGTAGAGAGCCACCACTTTGCCTGAGAAAACATATTGTTGGATGCTGTAATAGCCACAAATGATAATAAATACAGCTCTATGATGCATATTCTCCTAAAAAATGCTACCTTGTTCATTCACCACCGGCAGTGCAGACACCCGCCTTTCCACAAATATAGAGAGGGCATCATAAAGTGATGCTGTTTCCTGAACGGTGGCGATATTCCTGAACGTTCCAATCCCGAGTTCCTGGATCTGCTTCCGAACAAACGGGGGCTTGGGAATCTTTTTTCCCTGCAAACATCCAAATGCCACAGAAGGCAAGCTTATgacaaacataaacatcaaCTTAAATGGAAGTAAACTGAAAGCTTGCTCACAAATATATGGAGGAACTTGAGGATTCTTTTGTGGGTCAAAATGTGCAGGACATTCCCAGACGCCGGATCGATGACAGGCAGCCTGTGGATCTTATATTTGAGTAAGGAATAGATGGCATCAAAGAGGCTGAGAGGAAAGAGtagaagagagaacagaaatTTATTACCTGGCAGCAGTAGCAGACAGTTGACTGGaatgtaaacagtgtgtgttacgTGTACTCACCTGGCCTCTGGAGAAATACTAATGAGGAAGTGATTGGAATACTTTAAGTAGACATctaaacagaagaagagacagagctTTAATGGAGGTTCACTGAGATGTGTGCACAGTGATGATATCATTGATCCGTGTTGTGTTATTTACTTTGAAATGAATCACCTCTCCATGTCTCAATCTTGTGGCTCTCCAGCTCATACATTTGAACCTTTAGAGGGAAAACTGCAATGTCAGGGTATGAGTCAAACACTGGAGATTTAGGACAGGTCAAAACTGCTAGAAAAGCCTCTGCTATCTTAAAATAGTGGGAAACTAACTgcacaaaaatgatttaaagtgTAGTACATTCATGCTCACCATAGGGGACTTGTAATAGCAATGGAGGATGTTGATGAAATCTGTAATTGTCAGCATGCCTGTGACAAAAAAGGATTAAAGTTCCCATTATTATAACCTACAGTGACCCGTACTTCACAAGGACTATGCCATTAAACATTTCTTACCCACAAATCTCTGTAGCTTGCTGTCCCATAGAGGCGCAGCCCTCAAGCCATTTGCCACCAGTGCAAAAAAGGCCTTTTTCACCTTTAGAAAAAGAGTCATAGTGAAGTTTTCTGAGCAAACAATACCAAGCTGTACTGGGTATGTGAACTTGTCTTATAGGTGCAGTCGTACTTGTAGTGTGGTATCAAATATGACCAGTTTACAGCTGGTTGGAATGGCATCGTAGCAGCGATGACTCTTCATGAAATTCATGTAGACTGTGGCATCAGCATCTAGGGCCGAATAGTATAACACTATCTGAACAGACAGCAGATATATTCATGCATATACACACTACATCACACCTACAAATACATGATATCAAGTATGTGTACACAAACACCTACAGGGATCCAAAGACACGTGCATAGCAGTTACTGTAATTGTACCTTGTTTCTGtatttccttcttcttctctgggaATGACACCTGCAACACAGCGAGCGAAACATTCTCCACATGACATTGTCAAAATAGCTTGAAATCCAACCGGCTACTCATTTCGTCAGTTTAACTATAGCTTAAACTTTACAAACATATATTCCCTTTGTTATATTCAGTCCAAAGTAGCATTTCACCTGTGAAGGAGGCTCCATGATTCTGCTGTGTCCATGAAAAAGTTGTTCTCGAAGCAGCAAACCTGAACTGTCTGAGACTCCGCTTGGTTCTTTACCCTTTCCTATGAAGCGGTTGGGTCTATATTAGGAGCTCTCAAGTGGTATGCGTCTGGCTAGCAGCCAGGGGCGCAGGGCGCGCAGTGGGTGCAGGGGAGGGGTGAAGAAGCTGGCACCAGCTCACAGGGGGGAGGGACACTTCAGGATTCTGCCAAAATCAGAGACCTGcttccagtctctgtaaaaaaaaaacactcatcaCCTTGGCTTCATGGTTATTTTGGCTTTCAAGACGCATTCTCGGTCTGTGTTATAGTTCTTACGGCCAAATAACATTAATTTGCCACTATTTATTGGCTGGAGAGTGGTGTAGCACAGTCCAGTTAGAACATGACTTCTTGTATACAATTAAGaggttaaaaatgttttacaaatacaaatagtACAAGTTAACGGTCTATGTCAAGTATGGCTGCATACAGTAAAGATCTGAGTCCAAACATATAGAGTATTATTGGCTGTCAACATGTGACCGTTCTCCTGGGATTCAAAGTGTTACTGACAGAGAATAATTAACAAATGTCACAAAGAAATGCCATCTTTATTAACTATTGGTTTTTCCTACAGATTTTTAcaatatttgcattttacagCATTTACAAAATTAAAGGACTTCGTGCTTCCAAGTGTATCAAATTCAAAATGCTCACAGCAATTTG harbors:
- the prkag3a gene encoding 5'-AMP-activated protein kinase subunit gamma-2 isoform X2, which translates into the protein MEPPSQVSFPEKKKEIQKQDADATVYMNFMKSHRCYDAIPTSCKLVIFDTTLQVKKAFFALVANGLRAAPLWDSKLQRFVGMLTITDFINILHCYYKSPMVQMYELESHKIETWRDVYLKYSNHFLISISPEASLFDAIYSLLKYKIHRLPVIDPASGNVLHILTHKRILKFLHIFGKKIPKPPFVRKQIQELGIGTFRNIATVQETASLYDALSIFVERRVSALPVVNEQGKVVALYSRFDVINLAAQKTYNNLDMTMQEAIRRRTCFMEGVIKCYPDETLETIIDRIVKAEVHRLVLVDRADVVRGIISLSDLLQAMVLTPAGIDALLS
- the prkag3a gene encoding 5'-AMP-activated protein kinase subunit gamma-1 isoform X1; this encodes MEPPSQVSFPEKKKEIQKQDADATVYMNFMKSHRCYDAIPTSCKLVIFDTTLQVKKAFFALVANGLRAAPLWDSKLQRFVGMLTITDFINILHCYYKSPMVQMYELESHKIETWRGDSFQNVYLKYSNHFLISISPEASLFDAIYSLLKYKIHRLPVIDPASGNVLHILTHKRILKFLHIFGKKIPKPPFVRKQIQELGIGTFRNIATVQETASLYDALSIFVERRVSALPVVNEQGKVVALYSRFDVINLAAQKTYNNLDMTMQEAIRRRTCFMEGVIKCYPDETLETIIDRIVKAEVHRLVLVDRADVVRGIISLSDLLQAMVLTPAGIDALLS
- the prkag3a gene encoding 5'-AMP-activated protein kinase subunit gamma-3 isoform X3, which produces MGQQATEICGHADNYRFHQHPPLLLQVPYVFPLKVQMYELESHKIETWRGDSFQNVYLKYSNHFLISISPEASLFDAIYSLLKYKIHRLPVIDPASGNVLHILTHKRILKFLHIFGKKIPKPPFVRKQIQELGIGTFRNIATVQETASLYDALSIFVERRVSALPVVNEQGKVVALYSRFDVINLAAQKTYNNLDMTMQEAIRRRTCFMEGVIKCYPDETLETIIDRIVKAEVHRLVLVDRADVVRGIISLSDLLQAMVLTPAGIDALLS
- the prkag3a gene encoding 5'-AMP-activated protein kinase subunit gamma-3 isoform X4; this encodes MGQQATEICGHADNYRFHQHPPLLLQVPYVFPLKVQMYELESHKIETWRDVYLKYSNHFLISISPEASLFDAIYSLLKYKIHRLPVIDPASGNVLHILTHKRILKFLHIFGKKIPKPPFVRKQIQELGIGTFRNIATVQETASLYDALSIFVERRVSALPVVNEQGKVVALYSRFDVINLAAQKTYNNLDMTMQEAIRRRTCFMEGVIKCYPDETLETIIDRIVKAEVHRLVLVDRADVVRGIISLSDLLQAMVLTPAGIDALLS